A genome region from Dickeya chrysanthemi NCPPB 402 includes the following:
- the fdxH gene encoding formate dehydrogenase subunit beta: MAMQSQDIIRRSATNSLTPPPQARNHKEQVAKLIDVTTCIGCKACQVACSEWNDIRDDVGHNVGVYDNPTDLSAKSWTVMKFAEFEENGKLEWLIRKDGCMHCADPGCLKACPSEGAIIQYANGIVDFQSEHCIGCGYCIAGCPFNVPRMNKDDNKVYKCTLCVDRVEVGQEPSCVKTCPTGAIHFGTKDEMKVLAAERVKDLNSRGYQNAGLYDPAGVGGTHVMYVLHHADRPELYNGLPANPSISPAVTFWKGIWKPLAAIGFAATFAASVFHYVGIGPNRVEDDDDVHHEGKQHEKE, from the coding sequence ATGGCCATGCAATCACAAGATATTATCCGTCGCTCCGCGACCAACTCACTGACGCCGCCGCCGCAGGCCCGTAACCACAAAGAGCAGGTCGCTAAACTTATCGACGTGACCACCTGTATCGGCTGTAAAGCCTGTCAGGTGGCCTGTTCCGAGTGGAACGACATCCGCGACGACGTTGGGCATAACGTCGGTGTCTACGATAACCCGACCGATCTGAGCGCCAAATCCTGGACGGTCATGAAGTTTGCCGAGTTCGAGGAAAACGGCAAGCTGGAATGGCTGATCCGTAAGGACGGCTGTATGCACTGTGCCGATCCGGGCTGCCTGAAGGCGTGTCCGTCGGAAGGGGCGATCATCCAGTACGCCAACGGCATCGTTGATTTCCAGTCCGAGCACTGCATCGGTTGCGGCTACTGTATCGCCGGCTGTCCGTTCAATGTGCCGCGGATGAACAAGGACGACAACAAGGTGTACAAATGCACCCTGTGTGTTGACCGGGTGGAAGTCGGCCAGGAGCCGTCGTGTGTGAAAACCTGCCCGACCGGCGCGATTCACTTCGGCACCAAAGACGAAATGAAAGTGCTGGCGGCTGAACGAGTAAAAGACCTGAACAGCCGGGGTTACCAGAATGCCGGTTTGTATGACCCGGCGGGCGTCGGCGGGACGCACGTGATGTACGTGCTGCACCACGCAGACCGGCCAGAGCTGTACAACGGCCTGCCGGCTAACCCGAGCATTAGCCCGGCGGTCACCTTCTGGAAAGGCATCTGGAAACCGCTGGCGGCCATCGGTTTTGCCGCCACCTTCGCGGCCAGCGTATTCCATTACGTGGGTATCGGCCCGAACCGGGTAGAAGACGATGACGACGTGCACCACGAGGGCAAGCAGCATGAAAAAGAGTAA
- a CDS encoding alpha/beta hydrolase, with protein sequence MANSTSVNNLMGYTKGAQVIRVKPVRQQIDAINDIVYSQIKSIQKVQQLQMSLLVPRTTTLKPAIVYFPGGGFASAAYAKYIDVRMALAEAGFVVAAAEYRVVAEKYPALIEDAKSAVRYLREHAAEYGIDPNRIGVLGDSAGGYVAQMTGATNGLRNFDKGRFLDKSSDVQAVVSAYGISNLLSIGEGLPENLLVVHDSPAVTEALLVNGTAFGDFPGATITSDPVKALNASPMGHIDGKKPPYLIMHGSADTVVSPLQSKQLYEALVAGGNKAEYLLLEGAGHGDINWFQPVIINKIVNWFKQTLGEPITQTAPTGGNGTDGQL encoded by the coding sequence ATGGCTAATTCAACCAGTGTTAATAATCTGATGGGATATACTAAAGGCGCACAGGTTATTCGTGTTAAACCAGTACGCCAACAAATTGATGCGATTAATGACATCGTTTATTCCCAGATTAAAAGTATACAAAAAGTACAGCAGTTGCAAATGTCGTTGCTTGTCCCACGTACGACGACACTTAAACCGGCGATTGTCTATTTCCCCGGTGGTGGCTTCGCTTCCGCTGCGTATGCCAAATACATTGATGTGCGTATGGCGCTTGCGGAAGCCGGTTTTGTCGTCGCGGCGGCGGAATATCGTGTGGTGGCCGAGAAATACCCGGCACTGATTGAGGATGCCAAATCGGCGGTGCGTTACTTGCGTGAACACGCAGCGGAATACGGCATTGACCCGAACCGAATTGGTGTGTTGGGTGATTCCGCCGGTGGTTATGTCGCGCAGATGACCGGTGCCACGAATGGGCTGCGTAACTTTGATAAAGGGCGCTTTCTGGATAAATCGTCGGATGTTCAGGCGGTGGTTTCGGCGTACGGCATTTCCAATTTGTTGAGCATTGGCGAAGGCCTTCCCGAAAACCTGCTCGTAGTGCATGATTCGCCGGCGGTAACGGAAGCGTTGTTGGTCAATGGCACGGCATTTGGGGATTTCCCCGGCGCCACCATTACCAGCGACCCGGTCAAAGCGCTTAATGCCAGCCCGATGGGGCATATCGACGGGAAAAAACCGCCGTATCTCATCATGCACGGCAGCGCGGATACCGTCGTTTCACCGTTGCAGAGCAAGCAACTGTATGAAGCGCTGGTAGCTGGCGGCAACAAAGCGGAGTACTTGCTGCTGGAGGGGGCCGGTCATGGTGATATTAACTGGTTCCAGCCGGTGATCATCAACAAGATCGTGAATTGGTTCAAACAAACGCTGGGTGAACCTATCACGCAAACGGCTCCGACTGGGGGTAACGGCACCGACGGTCAGCTGTAA
- the fdnG gene encoding formate dehydrogenase-N subunit alpha, which produces MQVSRRQFFKICAGGMAGTTVTALGFSPSAALAETRQYKLLRAKETRNNCTYCSVGCGILMYSLGDGAKNATASIYHIEGDPDHPVSRGSLCPKGAGLVDFIHSDQRLKYPEYRAPGSDKWQRISWDDAFDRIAHLMKKDRDANFVEKNAAGVTVNRWLTTGMLCSSAASNETGILDQKFARALGMIGIDTQARLCHGPTVSALAPTFGRGAMTNNWVDIKNANVILVMGGNPAEAHPVGFKWAVEAKIHNGAKLIVVDPRFNRSAAVADMYSPIRAGSDITFLLGVVNYLLSHDKVQMPYVMAYTNASLIVRDDYHFDEGIFSGYDEKERKYDRTSWQYELDENGFAKRDDTLSHPRCVWNLLKEHVGRYTPDLVTNVCGTPKQDFLTICEQLASTCVPDRTATIMYALGWTQHTAGAQIIRTAAMVQLLLGNVGMAGGGVNALRGHSNIQGYTDLGLLSLNLPGYMPLPSEKQTSLTMYLDQITPKALLADQVNYWKNTPKFFISMMKSFWGDNATKENDWGYDWLPKWDKSYDALAYSRMMLEGKVNGYIVQGFNPMAAFADSNRARDALKKLKYLVIIDPLSTETSNFWQNHGELNDVDSSQIQTEVFRLPSSCFAEENGSIVNSGRWLQWHYQGAVPPGEARHDGVILAGLFLRLRELYAKEGGANPEPVLNMSWNYLEPEDPSAEEITKEANGRALADLFDDKGNLLLKKGQLLPDFSLLRDDGSTASFCWIYAGSWTEAGNQMARRDNADPSGLGCTPGWAWCWPQNRRILYNRASADPQGKPWDAKRELIRWNGQRWTGIDVPDFAVTVPPGSAAGPFIMNAEGLGRLFAIDKMAEGPFPAHYEPLESPLKNNPVYSKVQVNPAARILPADRPYIGTAEEFPFVATTYSITELFRHWTKHARLNAIVQPEQFVEIGEGLAKLKGIQAGDVVKVSSKRGYIKAKAVVTKRIRTLTIQGKPVETIGVPCHWGFEGTTQKGFMANILTPHVGDANSQTPEYKAFLVNVEKA; this is translated from the coding sequence CGCCACCGCATCCATTTATCACATCGAAGGGGATCCGGATCATCCGGTCAGCCGCGGTTCATTGTGCCCGAAAGGCGCCGGGCTGGTGGATTTTATCCATAGCGACCAGCGCCTGAAATACCCGGAATACCGCGCGCCGGGTTCCGACAAATGGCAGCGCATCAGTTGGGACGACGCGTTTGATCGCATCGCTCACCTGATGAAAAAAGACCGCGACGCCAATTTCGTCGAGAAGAACGCCGCCGGGGTGACGGTTAACCGCTGGTTGACCACCGGGATGCTGTGTTCCTCCGCCGCCAGTAATGAAACCGGAATACTGGATCAAAAATTTGCCCGCGCACTGGGGATGATCGGCATCGATACCCAGGCGCGTCTGTGCCACGGCCCGACCGTTTCGGCGCTGGCGCCGACCTTTGGCCGCGGTGCCATGACCAACAACTGGGTAGACATCAAAAACGCCAATGTGATTCTGGTGATGGGCGGCAACCCGGCGGAAGCGCACCCGGTCGGGTTCAAATGGGCGGTAGAAGCCAAGATTCACAATGGCGCCAAACTGATCGTCGTCGACCCGCGCTTCAATCGTTCGGCCGCCGTGGCCGACATGTACTCGCCGATTCGCGCCGGTTCCGACATCACCTTCCTGCTGGGCGTGGTGAATTATTTGTTGAGCCACGACAAGGTGCAGATGCCGTATGTGATGGCGTATACCAATGCCAGCCTGATCGTGCGTGACGATTACCACTTTGATGAAGGCATTTTCAGCGGTTACGACGAAAAAGAGCGCAAGTATGACCGCACCAGTTGGCAGTATGAACTGGATGAAAACGGCTTTGCCAAACGCGACGATACCCTGAGCCATCCGCGTTGCGTCTGGAACTTGTTGAAAGAGCACGTCGGCCGTTATACGCCGGATCTGGTGACCAACGTGTGCGGTACGCCGAAGCAGGATTTCCTGACCATTTGTGAGCAACTGGCGTCAACCTGCGTACCGGATCGTACCGCGACCATCATGTACGCCCTTGGCTGGACGCAGCACACCGCCGGTGCGCAAATTATCCGTACCGCGGCGATGGTACAACTGTTGTTGGGTAACGTCGGTATGGCCGGCGGCGGCGTGAACGCGCTGCGTGGTCACTCCAACATTCAGGGCTACACCGATTTGGGGTTGCTGTCGCTGAACCTGCCGGGTTATATGCCGCTGCCGTCGGAAAAACAGACCTCGCTGACGATGTATCTCGATCAGATAACGCCGAAAGCGTTGCTGGCGGATCAGGTCAACTACTGGAAGAACACGCCGAAGTTCTTTATCAGCATGATGAAGAGTTTCTGGGGCGACAACGCGACCAAAGAGAATGACTGGGGTTACGACTGGTTGCCGAAGTGGGATAAGAGCTACGACGCGCTGGCGTACTCCCGCATGATGCTGGAAGGCAAGGTCAACGGCTATATCGTGCAGGGGTTCAACCCGATGGCGGCTTTCGCCGACTCCAACCGCGCTCGCGATGCACTGAAAAAATTGAAATACCTGGTGATTATCGATCCGCTGTCGACGGAAACCTCCAACTTTTGGCAGAACCACGGCGAGCTCAATGATGTGGATTCGAGCCAGATTCAGACCGAGGTATTCCGCCTGCCGTCCAGTTGCTTTGCCGAGGAAAACGGCTCCATCGTTAACTCCGGGCGTTGGCTGCAATGGCACTATCAGGGTGCCGTGCCGCCGGGTGAAGCACGCCACGACGGGGTGATTCTGGCCGGGTTGTTCCTGCGCCTGCGTGAACTCTATGCCAAAGAAGGCGGCGCCAATCCTGAGCCGGTGTTGAACATGAGCTGGAATTACCTGGAGCCGGAAGACCCGTCCGCCGAGGAAATTACCAAAGAAGCCAACGGCCGTGCGCTGGCGGATCTGTTCGACGATAAAGGCAACCTGTTGCTGAAAAAAGGTCAGTTACTGCCGGATTTCTCCCTGTTGCGTGATGATGGCTCCACCGCCAGTTTTTGCTGGATTTACGCCGGTTCGTGGACGGAAGCGGGCAATCAGATGGCGCGTCGCGACAACGCCGACCCGTCGGGCCTGGGCTGCACGCCGGGCTGGGCCTGGTGCTGGCCGCAAAACCGCCGCATTCTTTACAACCGCGCCTCGGCAGACCCGCAGGGTAAGCCGTGGGATGCCAAACGAGAGCTGATTCGCTGGAACGGCCAGAGGTGGACGGGGATCGACGTACCGGACTTCGCCGTCACTGTGCCGCCGGGCAGCGCCGCCGGTCCGTTCATCATGAACGCCGAAGGGTTGGGCCGCCTGTTCGCTATCGACAAGATGGCCGAAGGTCCTTTCCCTGCGCACTATGAACCGTTGGAATCGCCGTTGAAAAACAACCCGGTTTACAGCAAGGTTCAGGTTAACCCGGCAGCCCGTATTCTGCCGGCCGACCGCCCGTATATCGGTACGGCAGAGGAGTTCCCGTTCGTCGCCACCACCTATTCCATCACCGAGTTGTTCCGCCACTGGACGAAACACGCGCGCCTTAACGCGATTGTGCAGCCGGAGCAGTTTGTAGAAATCGGCGAAGGGCTGGCGAAGCTGAAGGGTATCCAGGCTGGCGATGTGGTGAAAGTCAGCAGCAAACGAGGATATATCAAGGCGAAGGCAGTCGTCACCAAGCGTATCCGTACCCTGACGATCCAGGGCAAACCGGTGGAAACCATCGGCGTACCCTGTCACTGGGGCTTTGAAGGCACCACCCAGAAAGGCTTTATGGCGAATATCCTGACGCCGCATGTCGGTGACGCCAACAGTCAGACGCCGGAATACAAGGCGTTTCTGGTTAATGTGGAAAAAGCGTAG
- a CDS encoding family 43 glycosylhydrolase has translation MRHWMKCTAGLLAFIALAAYGEGPVAPCGDSAVASWAQGIEHQRKADLANGCYLNPIMSGDHPDPTILKDGHDYYMTFSSFDAIPGLVIWHSQDLINWQPVGPAVTTPVDSIWAPELVKHNDKYYLYFITNKTDPVSGAKTKKFYVITADNIRGAWTPPREIVVKNDKGGNGATSDPGHAVGEDGKRYIFMSGGVRVQLRDDGLSVADGEAGIAKTVYAGWQYPEEWDVESFSQEGPKMLKHGDYFYMVLAEGGTAGPPTGHMVIAARSRSINGPWENSPYNPIIRTQSASEKWWSRGHATLVEGMDGQWYMVYHGYENSFMTLGRQTLLEPITWTADGWFISAGYDVGKPIPRPVGGHAVPHGMAFSDSFRPAVFDSVWSFYMPGENEKARIRFDNGSLLLRAKGRSPKDTTPLFINAGDLAYQVDVEIAFEPKAQAGLLLFYSNRLYAGLAFNANGTVMHRYGLERNGAKIADITGNAVHLRLVNRRNILTLYTSPDGEKWTKYGVQMEVSGYNQNVGYDFQALRPAIYASGEGNVRFSHFRYTALP, from the coding sequence ATGAGGCATTGGATGAAATGTACGGCCGGGCTACTGGCGTTCATCGCACTGGCCGCCTATGGGGAAGGCCCCGTTGCCCCTTGTGGCGATAGCGCCGTCGCGTCCTGGGCCCAAGGTATTGAACATCAACGCAAGGCGGATTTGGCTAACGGCTGCTATCTCAATCCGATTATGTCCGGCGATCATCCCGACCCGACTATCCTGAAAGACGGCCATGACTATTACATGACCTTCTCATCTTTTGATGCCATTCCCGGTCTGGTTATCTGGCATTCGCAGGATCTGATTAACTGGCAGCCGGTCGGCCCGGCGGTCACGACGCCGGTAGATTCTATCTGGGCACCGGAACTGGTGAAGCACAACGATAAGTACTACCTCTACTTTATTACCAATAAGACCGACCCGGTTTCCGGCGCCAAAACCAAGAAATTCTATGTGATTACCGCCGATAACATCCGCGGAGCCTGGACGCCGCCACGTGAGATCGTGGTTAAAAACGATAAGGGCGGCAACGGCGCCACCAGCGATCCCGGCCACGCCGTCGGTGAAGACGGCAAACGCTACATTTTTATGTCCGGCGGTGTTCGCGTGCAACTGCGGGACGATGGTCTCTCGGTTGCCGACGGCGAGGCCGGTATCGCTAAAACGGTATACGCCGGCTGGCAATATCCGGAGGAATGGGATGTAGAAAGTTTTTCGCAGGAAGGGCCAAAGATGCTCAAGCATGGCGATTACTTCTACATGGTGCTGGCTGAAGGCGGCACGGCCGGTCCGCCCACCGGGCATATGGTCATCGCTGCACGATCGCGCTCCATCAACGGTCCCTGGGAAAACTCTCCCTATAACCCGATTATCCGCACGCAGAGCGCGAGCGAAAAGTGGTGGTCACGCGGCCATGCGACGCTGGTGGAAGGAATGGATGGCCAGTGGTACATGGTTTATCACGGCTATGAAAACAGCTTCATGACGCTGGGACGACAGACGCTGCTGGAGCCGATCACATGGACGGCGGACGGGTGGTTTATCTCCGCCGGTTATGACGTCGGCAAGCCGATTCCCCGCCCCGTCGGCGGCCATGCCGTACCCCATGGCATGGCCTTTTCAGACAGTTTTCGGCCAGCGGTGTTCGACAGCGTCTGGAGTTTCTATATGCCGGGTGAAAATGAAAAAGCGCGGATTCGCTTTGACAACGGCAGCTTGCTTCTGCGCGCCAAAGGCCGCTCTCCTAAAGACACCACGCCCCTGTTTATTAATGCCGGCGATCTCGCTTATCAGGTGGATGTCGAAATAGCGTTTGAACCCAAAGCGCAAGCCGGGCTGCTGTTGTTTTATAGTAACCGTCTGTACGCCGGTTTAGCGTTTAACGCCAACGGGACGGTCATGCACCGTTACGGGCTGGAACGCAACGGCGCCAAAATTGCCGATATCACCGGCAATGCGGTGCATCTGCGACTGGTCAACCGACGTAACATTTTGACGCTTTATACCAGCCCGGATGGCGAAAAATGGACCAAGTACGGCGTACAGATGGAAGTCTCGGGCTACAACCAAAACGTCGGCTACGATTTTCAGGCGTTACGACCGGCTATCTATGCCTCGGGCGAAGGCAATGTACGTTTCTCTCACTTCCGTTATACCGCGCTGCCTTAA
- a CDS encoding nitrate regulatory protein codes for MIADPSTTIRFLMASRQCELNSLRGLLQSGELVGRISQLVHMLQRERGTSNLFLCSDGRLCADELSQREQDVQQAESQFMAQLDDLAQRASLLPQASRLFSRVASVVYTLGLLPSMRQQMRQRALPQSDVMTVFNDSIRHLLTLVFEVSDTAAEPMIARALVAMFSFMQGKELAGQERAVGAAAFAAGEFPVSVQQTLLDLIDRQERCFDTFTHFADDASRERWQSLATDREFERLRRVACTRVPDNLSPDGGLQWFALATARIDAMKQIEDQLAQTLMQLCRDRIAAAEQACLDQQADVAGLMAMQQGEDHSYSVFIAHSEVEQSRSGQGGWLDSDGVRPQLGRSLLSLVQQQTRRLQALDHELAAMRATLDERRQIDRAKGLLMQHRGLSEEDAYKTLRRMAMNQNKKLIEIATAMLAVADVFQEGP; via the coding sequence ATGATAGCGGACCCTTCAACGACAATTCGTTTTCTGATGGCATCGCGTCAGTGTGAGCTGAACAGCCTGCGCGGGCTGCTGCAAAGCGGCGAACTGGTGGGGCGCATCAGTCAACTGGTGCACATGCTGCAACGGGAACGAGGAACATCCAACCTGTTCCTGTGCTCGGATGGGCGGCTGTGTGCCGATGAGTTATCGCAACGCGAGCAGGATGTACAACAGGCCGAATCGCAGTTTATGGCACAACTGGATGACCTGGCGCAGCGTGCCAGCCTGCTGCCGCAAGCCAGCCGGTTGTTCAGCCGTGTCGCCAGCGTGGTGTATACCCTGGGGCTGTTGCCGTCGATGCGCCAGCAGATGCGTCAGCGTGCGTTACCGCAGTCGGATGTGATGACGGTATTTAACGACAGCATTCGCCACCTGCTGACGCTGGTGTTTGAAGTGTCGGATACCGCAGCGGAGCCGATGATTGCCCGTGCGCTGGTGGCGATGTTCAGCTTTATGCAGGGTAAGGAGCTGGCCGGGCAGGAGCGGGCGGTCGGCGCGGCGGCGTTTGCCGCCGGTGAGTTCCCGGTCAGCGTTCAGCAGACGTTGCTGGATTTGATCGACCGTCAGGAGCGTTGCTTCGATACCTTTACCCATTTTGCCGACGACGCCAGTCGGGAACGCTGGCAATCGCTGGCGACCGACCGGGAGTTTGAGCGGTTGCGCCGCGTCGCCTGCACCCGGGTGCCGGATAATCTGTCGCCGGACGGCGGTTTGCAATGGTTCGCGCTGGCGACGGCGCGAATCGATGCCATGAAACAAATAGAAGACCAACTGGCGCAGACGTTGATGCAACTGTGCCGTGATCGTATCGCCGCGGCCGAACAAGCCTGCCTTGATCAACAAGCCGACGTCGCCGGCCTGATGGCGATGCAGCAGGGAGAAGATCACAGCTATTCGGTATTTATCGCCCATTCAGAGGTGGAGCAGAGCCGGAGCGGGCAAGGCGGCTGGCTGGACAGCGACGGCGTGCGGCCACAACTGGGCCGTTCGTTGTTGTCGCTGGTGCAGCAGCAGACGCGGCGATTGCAGGCGCTGGATCATGAACTGGCGGCGATGCGTGCGACGCTGGATGAGCGTCGCCAAATCGACCGGGCCAAAGGGTTATTGATGCAGCATCGGGGCTTGAGCGAGGAGGACGCTTATAAAACCCTGCGCCGCATGGCGATGAACCAGAACAAAAAACTCATCGAGATTGCTACCGCGATGCTGGCGGTGGCCGATGTATTTCAGGAAGGCCCCTGA
- a CDS encoding MFS transporter, translated as MTAVNFPSPTGAAATYRKIAWRLIPFLCLCYLAAYLDRINIGLAKLQMANQLALSDIAFGLGAGLFFVGYILFEVPSNLILQRVGARIWIARIMISWGLLSAGTMFVATPAQFYVLRFLLGAAEAGFLPGVLFYLTRWFPSWRRGRIISLFMIGLPLSSVVGGPLSGWILAHFDLAYGLHGWQWMFLLEGLPSVLLGVLAFWLLPENVEQANWLNETDKAQVRADLAIDTREAPYLKHRFRDGFLNLKVWMLGGIDFSILLCAYAMGFWLPTFIKKAGVADLGQIGLLTAIPSIAALAGMVILGASSDRLRERRWHIIAPFWLGAAAMAASTFFTQNIVMTVLLFSVAQATIIGAVPVFFSLPATFLSGTAAATGFALACSLANIAGLVSNSIMGFAMELTGSGSGALWFFAFCLLLSSLLVLALPAKLVNR; from the coding sequence ATGACCGCAGTTAATTTTCCTTCGCCCACAGGTGCCGCGGCGACTTACCGTAAAATCGCCTGGCGATTGATTCCATTTTTATGCCTGTGCTATCTCGCGGCGTATCTCGATCGCATCAACATTGGGCTGGCGAAATTGCAGATGGCGAATCAACTGGCGCTCAGCGACATCGCCTTTGGTCTGGGCGCCGGGTTATTTTTCGTCGGCTATATTCTGTTTGAAGTCCCCAGCAACCTGATTCTGCAACGTGTCGGCGCCCGAATCTGGATTGCGCGCATCATGATAAGTTGGGGGCTGTTATCCGCCGGAACGATGTTTGTCGCCACGCCGGCGCAGTTCTATGTGTTGCGTTTTTTACTTGGTGCCGCGGAAGCCGGTTTCCTGCCCGGCGTACTGTTCTATCTGACACGTTGGTTCCCCTCCTGGCGGCGTGGCCGCATTATTTCGCTGTTTATGATTGGCCTGCCGCTCTCCAGCGTAGTGGGAGGCCCGCTGTCGGGCTGGATTCTGGCGCATTTTGATTTGGCTTACGGGCTACACGGCTGGCAGTGGATGTTTCTGTTGGAAGGCCTGCCCAGCGTGTTGCTTGGCGTGCTGGCCTTTTGGCTACTCCCGGAAAACGTTGAGCAAGCGAACTGGCTGAATGAAACGGACAAAGCGCAGGTGCGCGCCGACCTGGCAATCGATACCCGTGAGGCGCCATACCTGAAGCATCGTTTTCGCGATGGTTTCCTGAACCTGAAAGTCTGGATGCTGGGCGGCATCGATTTCTCGATTTTGCTGTGTGCTTATGCCATGGGCTTCTGGCTGCCGACCTTCATTAAAAAAGCCGGCGTGGCCGATCTCGGTCAGATTGGTTTGTTGACGGCAATCCCCAGTATCGCGGCGCTGGCAGGAATGGTCATACTCGGCGCCAGCTCCGACCGGTTACGCGAACGGCGCTGGCACATCATCGCGCCATTTTGGCTAGGCGCGGCGGCAATGGCGGCCAGCACTTTCTTCACTCAAAACATCGTGATGACGGTGTTGCTGTTCTCGGTAGCGCAGGCCACCATCATCGGTGCCGTACCGGTGTTCTTCAGCCTGCCGGCCACCTTCCTCTCCGGCACCGCTGCCGCCACCGGCTTTGCACTGGCCTGCTCACTGGCGAATATCGCCGGTCTGGTCAGTAACTCCATCATGGGCTTCGCCATGGAGCTAACCGGCAGCGGCAGCGGCGCGCTGTGGTTCTTCGCTTTCTGCCTGTTGCTCAGTTCGCTGTTGGTGCTGGCGCTACCGGCAAAGCTGGTCAATCGGTGA
- the fdoI gene encoding formate dehydrogenase cytochrome b556 subunit: protein MKKSNRIQRYSAPERINHWIVAFCFVFAALSGLGFFFPSLNWLMNVLGTPQLARILHPFVGVVMFVAFLLMFLRYWKHNLIERSDLEWAKNIHKIARNEEVGDTGRYNFGQKCVFWLAITCLLLLLASGIVIWRPYFAPSFSIPVIRAALVVHSVSAVGLILTIMVHVYAALWVKGTITAMVEGWVSSAWAKKHHPRWHRELQSKGQDKH, encoded by the coding sequence ATGAAAAAGAGTAATCGGATTCAGCGTTACAGCGCCCCCGAGCGCATTAATCACTGGATTGTGGCGTTCTGCTTTGTGTTCGCCGCATTGAGCGGGCTGGGTTTTTTCTTCCCGTCGCTTAACTGGCTGATGAACGTGCTGGGTACGCCGCAACTGGCGCGCATTCTGCACCCGTTCGTCGGGGTGGTGATGTTTGTCGCCTTCCTGCTGATGTTTTTACGTTACTGGAAACACAACCTGATTGAGCGCAGCGATCTGGAATGGGCGAAAAACATCCACAAGATCGCCCGTAACGAAGAAGTCGGCGATACCGGCCGGTATAACTTCGGTCAGAAGTGTGTGTTCTGGCTGGCGATTACCTGTCTGTTGTTGTTGCTGGCAAGCGGGATTGTGATTTGGCGGCCGTACTTCGCACCGTCGTTCTCTATTCCGGTGATCCGTGCGGCGCTGGTGGTGCACTCGGTCTCGGCGGTCGGTTTGATCCTGACCATCATGGTGCATGTGTATGCCGCGTTGTGGGTGAAAGGCACCATCACCGCGATGGTGGAGGGCTGGGTGTCCAGCGCCTGGGCGAAGAAACACCACCCGCGCTGGCATCGTGAGCTGCAATCCAAAGGGCAGGATAAGCACTGA
- the fdhE gene encoding formate dehydrogenase accessory protein FdhE, which produces MSIRIVPQEQLADSGKSSTLGVIPPLLFANLKSLYRGRAERLRQLAQDHPLADYLLFAAGVVDAQEKVHHDHPLEKDLTDLVRNSAGRPPLDAATLTRDPHWHALLQALIEELKASAGGQVLATLENLEKMSVQQWDALADALLSQQFTAEDNDKAPFVWAALSLYWAQMATQLPGRAQAEQGEHRQFCPVCGSMPVSGVVQIGTTSGLRYLHCNLCETEWHMVRVKCSNCEQAGKLHYWSLDDENAAIKVESCDDCGTYLKLLYQEKDHRVEAVADDLASLVLDVKMEEEGFSRSSINPFLFPDSSQQAG; this is translated from the coding sequence ATGAGTATTCGTATCGTGCCGCAGGAGCAACTGGCCGACAGTGGGAAAAGCTCAACCCTCGGCGTCATTCCTCCTTTGCTATTCGCTAACCTGAAAAGTCTCTACCGTGGCCGCGCCGAGCGTTTGCGTCAACTGGCACAGGATCACCCGTTGGCGGATTATTTGCTGTTTGCCGCCGGGGTGGTAGATGCGCAGGAGAAAGTGCACCATGACCATCCGCTGGAGAAAGATTTAACGGATCTGGTGCGCAACAGTGCCGGCCGTCCGCCGCTGGATGCCGCGACGCTGACGCGCGATCCGCACTGGCACGCTTTGCTACAGGCTTTGATCGAAGAACTTAAGGCCAGCGCCGGCGGCCAGGTGCTGGCGACGCTGGAAAACCTGGAGAAAATGTCGGTTCAGCAATGGGATGCGCTGGCGGATGCATTGCTCAGCCAGCAATTCACGGCGGAAGACAATGATAAAGCGCCGTTTGTCTGGGCGGCGCTGTCGTTGTATTGGGCTCAGATGGCGACGCAGTTGCCCGGGCGTGCGCAGGCCGAGCAGGGTGAACATCGCCAGTTCTGCCCGGTATGCGGCAGCATGCCGGTTTCCGGCGTAGTGCAGATTGGCACCACCAGCGGCTTGCGTTACCTGCACTGCAACCTGTGCGAGACCGAGTGGCACATGGTGCGCGTCAAGTGCAGTAATTGCGAGCAGGCCGGCAAGTTGCATTACTGGTCATTGGATGACGAGAACGCGGCGATTAAAGTAGAAAGCTGCGACGACTGTGGGACGTACCTGAAGCTGTTGTATCAGGAAAAGGATCATCGGGTGGAGGCCGTGGCGGATGACCTGGCCTCGCTGGTGCTGGATGTGAAGATGGAAGAAGAGGGCTTCTCCCGCAGTAGCATCAACCCATTCCTGTTCCCGGACAGTAGCCAACAGGCGGGATAA